The Elusimicrobiaceae bacterium genome contains the following window.
ACGCCGTCCACGGCGCGCACGGCGCCGTAACTGCGTCGGAAATCGGCGGCCCGGATCATGAGACTGTCCTTTCCGCGCGGGTTTGTATCACGCCCAGAAACCGTTTCAGATGCTCCACCGTGTCCTCATTGCCAAGGCGGTTGTGCTGGAAAATAAGATTCCCGATCGTAAGCGACAGCATATACGCCGAATCCGCCGGATCAAGAAAATAATCCTCCCACGCCATCATGCGGGAACGCACATACCGCAGGCAGTCGTGCCGGCTGATGATTTTGCCTTTGAGCGAAGGCGCTATGAAAATCCTGTTGCCCGGCGTGTGCAGCTGCACGATAACCATGCCCGGCAGATGTGTGCCGTAGGACGGAATCCCCATTTTTTCCGCCACCAGTATGAACTGCGAGCTTAACGCCAGCGAAGTGCCCTGCTTCGATTCCAGCACGCTCGACAGATACATCGCCTGCGGCAGGGCGCGCCCCTCCGGCGCCACGGTAAAGCCTTTTTCTTCAAACA
Protein-coding sequences here:
- a CDS encoding transglutaminase family protein, with the protein product MSVKKPKQLPDSEIKALIDLIANEDNSNAEKLTARLAEIIRCDPERVDTIIGREFHDTPDCVGRLLMAVRAEMILQMFRNIFTRAGEPDLEEGLFLLSKFFEPRLSLAEFTGKIDSLAEFTAGYAKPATDLASFLALFNKALFEEKGFTVAPEGRALPQAMYLSSVLESKQGTSLALSSQFILVAEKMGIPSYGTHLPGMVIVQLHTPGNRIFIAPSLKGKIISRHDCLRYVRSRMMAWEDYFLDPADSAYMLSLTIGNLIFQHNRLGNEDTVEHLKRFLGVIQTRAERTVS